Proteins encoded within one genomic window of Marinobacter halotolerans:
- a CDS encoding DsbE family thiol:disulfide interchange protein, producing the protein MKRVLMFLPVVLVVVLGVVLFAGIGKDPNRLESALLGKPVPPFSLASLRDADQTLGPDVFRGQVSLLNVWGTWCPACRDEHDDLLWLARQKGVRIVGLNYKDNRDDALKWLSTLGDPYALNIFDPRGTLGFDLGVYGAPETYFIDPEGIIRYRHVGVVNQKVWDEKFQPLMEEYGESGS; encoded by the coding sequence ATGAAACGGGTTCTGATGTTTCTGCCTGTCGTGCTTGTGGTGGTTCTGGGTGTTGTTCTGTTTGCCGGTATCGGCAAAGACCCCAATCGGCTGGAATCGGCCCTGCTTGGCAAGCCGGTTCCCCCGTTCAGCCTCGCCAGTCTTCGCGACGCCGATCAGACCCTTGGGCCGGACGTTTTCCGTGGCCAGGTGTCACTGCTTAACGTCTGGGGCACCTGGTGCCCCGCCTGTCGGGACGAGCACGACGATCTGCTGTGGCTGGCCCGGCAAAAGGGCGTTCGCATTGTCGGCCTCAACTACAAGGACAACCGGGACGACGCGCTTAAATGGCTTAGCACCCTGGGTGATCCCTATGCGCTCAATATCTTTGATCCCCGCGGCACTCTCGGGTTCGACCTGGGGGTGTATGGTGCGCCGGAAACCTACTTCATCGACCCCGAAGGCATTATCCGTTATCGCCATGTTGGCGTGGTGAACCAGAAAGTCTGGGATGAGAAGTTCCAGCCATTGATGGAAGAATACGGGGAAAGCGGATCATGA